The window TTGCCTGCATTGACTGGATGCACAATGAGAAAACGCCCACGTAAATCTATTTGAAAATGCATTATGTGATTCACGGTTCTGACTGTCAAAgtctcaaaatgaaaacaacagataGTCTGATGTTAGTCATGACTGACCTCTTGCTGACGGCAAGCGCTGTGGTACTTGGCATTCTCTTTGTCAAGAAGTAGTTGAGTTTCAGAGATTTGACTCTCTAATTGCTGGATCCTTTCATGTAGTTTACAACAGGCCTCTTTCTCTGCGTGCAAGGCCCTCATTTTCTCCTGCAGATCATTCCTTTCACGCTCTGCCACAGAAAAAAGATCCATCACACAGCATATTAGTTTATTTCATGTGTATAGCTAGGGCAagagttttaatttaatttcttctgAATGACTTctgaaaaatatgaacattgtAAGAAGGGTTGGATGATGGAAAATTAAATCCTTCATGTCCTCACCAAGTGCTTGTAATGTCTCTTGTTGCACTGCTACTTCTTCTTTCAGTCTGGAATTGCTCTCCTCCAGGGACAAAGTTTCTGTTACagaaaaatgattaaacatACAATATTAAAAGTGATCTCAGAGCATTTCCATAATATTTATTTGTGAGTTTGCTGCACctctcttgttttgttgttgctccTCTTGTAGcctttgttctgtttctttcatgGATCTCTTTGCTTTCTGCAGTGAAAACTCCAGTTTAACTATGCTGGCTTGGTGTTTTTCCACTTCTTGCTTTAGCTCTTTTTGTGCTCTTTCCATCTGAGACCTGAATCTCTCCCGCTCTGCTTCTGCTGCCGCTAGTCTTTCCCCAAGAGGCTGAACCGTACCCCGCACATCATGTAGATGTTTTGCCAGCCGGCGcatgtctctgtgctgctcattGGCCCACTGGGCAACATCACCTGCTGTCATTTGGCCCAGCTCCAGAGTGTCCTCGACAGCTACTAAGAGCGGCTGCAGGGAAGAGGGCAGGCCCTCACTTTGAAACAGTTCTACCAAAGCACCTcctgtcttttttaaaatggctTGCACTTGATGACATGCGTTGCAGGGAACGAGGGATGATTTGACTGTCTGGCAGCTTACATTGTGGCTGACAACTTTAGGGTTGTATGGGGTGTTGTGAGTGGGACTGGAGGGTACAGGATTCTGTGGCAGAAACTTAAAGGAGCTTGTTGAAGACCAGACAGATAAGCAATGTGTGCAACAGTCACTCTTTGAGCTTATTTGGGGGGAGGAAGATgacactgtctctgtctcatcacaatcaaacattgtttttgtctgttttttgatGTCTTTGCAGATCCCctgacagaataaaaacaacatacaataGATAATTAGATCTATAGGTTAACATAGTTAGTCACTCTTTTTAATTGTGTTATTTCCactgaaataaataactgtGCCTACCTTAATGTTTGCAAACTGAACTAAATTACTCCAATAGTTTCTGACAACAAGACCAACTGACAGGCATCCTTTCTGCTGGGCTTGGTCACTCTTGTGGCTGCTCCTCAGTTGCTCAACATAAGCATTAAAGCTTTGTAGAAGAAGCAGCAAtctgggagggggggggtgtttGTGATGTTAAACTGGGATTTATTTCTGAATGTCATGTAAGATTAAGTTATATTTTACCTGTCAATCATCAGCTCCAATAAGACAATGTGGGAGTGCTGATTGAATGCATCCTCTCCCTCCACAAAATCATATTGCTCCAGCAGAGTCACCATGTCCAGGTTACAGGAGAGTTTGTCCGGGAACTTCCAGGAGGAAAAGCGCACTGGTCCGGTTCTGGAAAAGACGTCCAGAATGGCACCTTGAAGGTCGACGATGTCTTTCCGGAGACTGTCGATGCAGTCCTGACGACCCAACAACTCACTCATCTCTGACACGCTTGCCTGTATTTGTCCTCTGAAAGCAGCAGTAATGGGAGTGAGGAGATGTAGCTTGTTGACATCACGTCACCGTGACAACCTCAAAAAAGTACTGCAAGTTCCATGATGCTTTGCGACTTGTTTCCGGAAGCAATACGCCTCCATTGAAGAGCGGGGTCAACGACACCGCGACGCAGTAAGTCCTTAATTACAACAAATGCAGGCTTTTAGCCGTCATTGACTGcgtaaataacacacacacatgaaaacataagTGTGCCTAAAACAGTCGTGTTTGTGGTTGGGTGTTTGCAGGTGACTTGAAGCTTTATAAAAAGATACAGCCATGCCGCCTGGGCCTGTTCAAATTGTTCAGCCGGAGTCCAACAACAAGGTAACTAAGCCGCCGCAAGCTAGCTACCTAGCTAGCATGTTAAACTAATGTACAATGAATTTGTGCCCCATGAAAACTGTTTACAGTGAGGTTTTTGTAGTTATTATCCATTGTATCGTGTCTTAGAAATAACGTTGCTGTAGAGTTTTTCTAAATGTTTCAATACTTTAAGCGCCACGTTGCATTCACCTTTATTAGCTAGGTGGTAGAAGTTACTGTGTTTTAATATATGAAATTTCGATTCAAAACCTCAGCAAATAAaataccgtgtgtgtgtgtgtgtgtgtgtgtgtgtgtgtgtgtgtgtgtgtgtgtgtgtgtgtgtgagtgagtgagtgagtgagtgagtgagtgagtgagtgtgtgtgtgtgtgtgtgtgtgtgagagagagagagagagaattgtgTGACTTTGTAAGTACTTGATGTACTTGAAGCCTCAAGTGTTGATAGTCAGTTAGATAACAAATGGGATATGTACTTATTTTAATATCATGATCATGGGAAAGGTTTGTCTGAAAGCATCTTAAGTTGCtgagcttgttttgtttttttttgtttattttttttaaatcccattaaaaaaaaaattgtacatacagtagcctaacaaatgttaatgttgtcaACAGAATGATGCAGCACCAGAAGAAACCCCGGCCACCAAACCCATCGTTGGTATCATATATCCACCTCCTGAAGTCCGAAACATTGTTGACAAGACAGCCAGCTTTGTAGCCAGGTTGGTTGCTCCTTATGtgtcaaatgtatttatctttAATGATGCTGGAACCCATTGGTTTTTATGCCAATGAGAATACTAACTCTCTTTCCTTGTCATTTCATAGGAATGGGCCTGAATTCGAAGCAAGAATCCGGCAGAATGAGATCAACAATCCCAAGTTTAATTTCCTCAACCCCAGCGACCCATACCATGCATACTACCGTCACAAGGTCAATGAATTTAAGGAAGGCAAAGCGCAGGAACCATCTGCAGCTGTGCCAAAGGTTATGCAGCAGCAGGCTATGCAGCAGTCCCAGCAGCTCCCTCAAAAAGTAAGACATTTACTTTCAGTGTGTGATTACATTTGGTTTGTTCGCTAGTTATTATTTGGTATcattaagttatttttctgCTTGTCAAAAGGTGCAGTCACAGGTGATTCAGGAGACAGTGGTCCCCAAAGAACCACCTCCTGAGTTTGAGTTCATTGCCGATCCTCCATCGATCTCGGCATTTGATCTGGATGTTGTCAAGCTGACTGCCCAGTTTGTCGCCCGCAATGGCCGCCAGTTTCTTACTCAGCTCATGCAGAAAGAACAGAGGAACTACCAGTTTGACTTTCTGCGGCCGCAGCACAGCCTTTTCAACTACTTCACCAAATTAGTTGAGCAGTACACTAAGGTGAATAACCGCACCTCTCTGatattgttttcattctttattgttgttgtgatgcTAAACTGTATTTTGGTCTTGTCGCTCAACCTGTAGATTCTAATCCCTCCCAAAGGCCTACTGACCAAGCTGAAGAGAGAGGCTGAGCATCCAAGAGAGGTTATGGACCAGGTAATCCcttttaactttaactgttgcTCAGATTAGGCATTCAATACCTTCTGCCCATATTAATCAGCTGTCCCACTGCACAACCACCAGGTGAGGTACCGTGTTGAGTGGGCAAAGTTCCAGGAGCgcgagagaaagaaggaggaagaggaaagagagaaagagcgggTGGCATATGCCCAAATCGACTGGCATGATTTTGTAGTGGTTGAGACGGTGGATTTCCAGCCCAATGAACAAGGTAATAAAACCACAATAATTATAATCTTCAGAGGTGCAAATCCAATGTGTATAATTCATTAATAATCCCTATCGGTATCTGTATTTCCACAGGCCACTTCCCCCCACCTACCACACCAGAGGAACTTGGCGCTCGCATCCTAATCCAAGAGCGCTATGAGAAGTatggagagagtgaggaagTGGAGATGGAGGTTGaaagtgaggatgaggaggatgaacGTGAGGATCGTAACGAAGGCCATCCCTCACAACCTGATCAAGACACACAGGTTCAGGACATGGACGAGGTAAGAagacactgaaaagaaaacaatgtgggcaattttgtattgtattatttattgttgGTAACAATAATTTTCCTTTGCTGCCTTCTTCAGGGATCTGATGATGAGGACGATGGCATGAAGGCACCACTGCCCCCAGACAACCCGATGCCACCCCCACTGCCTCCAACTCCAGACCAGGTTATTATTCGCAAAGACTACGACCCCAAAGGTAAAATGCTTCCTTAAATGAGAGAATACCAAACGCA is drawn from Thunnus albacares chromosome 2, fThuAlb1.1, whole genome shotgun sequence and contains these coding sequences:
- the ccdc157 gene encoding coiled-coil domain-containing protein 157, encoding MSELLGRQDCIDSLRKDIVDLQGAILDVFSRTGPVRFSSWKFPDKLSCNLDMVTLLEQYDFVEGEDAFNQHSHIVLLELMIDRLLLLLQSFNAYVEQLRSSHKSDQAQQKGCLSVGLVVRNYWSNLVQFANIKGICKDIKKQTKTMFDCDETETVSSSSPQISSKSDCCTHCLSVWSSTSSFKFLPQNPVPSSPTHNTPYNPKVVSHNVSCQTVKSSLVPCNACHQVQAILKKTGGALVELFQSEGLPSSLQPLLVAVEDTLELGQMTAGDVAQWANEQHRDMRRLAKHLHDVRGTVQPLGERLAAAEAERERFRSQMERAQKELKQEVEKHQASIVKLEFSLQKAKRSMKETEQRLQEEQQQNKRETLSLEESNSRLKEEVAVQQETLQALERERNDLQEKMRALHAEKEACCKLHERIQQLESQISETQLLLDKENAKYHSACRQQESMQAKQKSLLGRVDALDEECEELQKQLGGSEERELNLHNQLQQMSEKKGQLQTQLTQQQDLCFELQKEKQTLETHVGELKDSVAELKEYVQSLRERERLLVAFPELSPLAQAQPQSTGNVLLDMEQQLQANCIRIRVLEQENAALHSSLVKLRERAQHHVVKETSTQQTWSLSLPSTPVETQQNHLTQMQQSSLQNRSAEQLAYSNRMKEERRRESGLESAGSEDRVSAIVSPSSLQIHLQTLHLDTSSTAAKTPTKAHRTSLFSLQTRRLNQRKK